gctaaatttgtcgaaaataataacattaagtaaagtcaaaaaattcattaattgagtaAAAGCACTTCTCATGCAATTTtctcttaaatataggaagatTCATTCCTTTCATGGATTCTGGCAACTTGTTATATATTCGAATAGCCATACAAAATGAGTAGTAGTACTGTAAGGTCGCATTAGATGTGGATCAAAATCACCCTTGGATTAACCAGTTATATTGTTTGCAGGACATGGCAACAAACAGAAATGCCGCGGCTCAGAGGCCGAACGGTGCCCCACAGACGAAAGTGTGCCAGTTCAAGCTGGTGCTGCTGGGCGAGTCCGCGGTGGGCAAGTCGTCACTCGTGCTGCGCTTCGTCAAGGGCCAGTTCCACGAGTACCAGGAGAGCACCATCGGGGCCGCCTTCCTCACGCAGACCCTCTGCCTCGACGACACCACTGTAAAGTTTGAAATATGGGACACGGCGGGGCAAGAAAGGTgagtctttatattttttaactagcGGTTCATACGCGTATAGGTcaacctaaaaaaaaatctaaattaatttattccaagttggcctaatataagtacattcgaaacgtcaagtatttcggtttgtagtgactctaccggtccggaaggcagattctatggAGTAGAAACCGGCAAGAACCTCTTTCATAactatgaaagcggagccggatgcttccaagcaactttgtcaaAAGCTATGCTGCAATTGCTGTctcggactttttttagaacttttaaagggtaGCAACGTTGTCGtaaatgattttatcgaaattttAATTGGTTACGCAGCGCACGAAGCGGATCctcaaaaaaaaggaaaaaaagccccgattttgaaacatgcTCCATTGGTGTTATGCTCCTTTTGGTCTTAGTGttatgatatatagcctatagcctcgttcgataaatgggctatgcAACAATGAAAAAAACCTGTAATTCCTGAGTTAACAAACAATCAACCACCAAActagctttattttcataataaacaaactctttagctgtatatatttgtataagatTTTCTGATATTTTCTCCGAATGAAGATATGcgcttaaaaaatatacaacgtgtaaccgaattgcgaaataatatttaaggatgcataagtatattttataaggaccaccctgtaaaaatattaaatccaaagaattatatttatttttccatacaaacgaattcaatctaagtgtttacttgtgacaaccctatagaagataaaagaccgacacgggcatagtaccaacgctacgcgacgcgtaactaATAGAGTGACAGGagacatgattttaattttgcatgtggctttagggctgtatctgattactttcagtaaaaactacggcagtggcttactcaaaaacaattaggttttcggtttcacagatatgtctcagagacagtgcATAATGCACCTCTGAAGCctccgaagtattatttcggccTTCATTTACGCGTTGTATATACTTAAACTGAATCCGACAACTCCTAGCGGTCAtcgaaaaaagaaaagtaaataaatacaaattgcaATGTACTACAATCAAACGAATCCGGTCATGTTACTATCCTAAGGCGTGCGTAGGTTACGGTGGCTTACATAGCTATTGCACTTTGATTATTAGTGGTACGTGTACGTGTCGCCTAAAGCTTGGTTCACATTAGTGCTATCTCTAGATGCGTACAAGGTCGACTCAAGTACCCAAGTTTTATAAAACCCGTGTCTCAGGGTACTCGCAAATAATGAttgaatacactttattgttcaccacataaaaatacaggaataattataaaaaaaaacagtttacacgatgtatacaattaggcagccgctacatagcgattttttCGATGCAACCGATGTCGTAAAACAGtgctcaagacgagaggtaggtgatgcaaataatatagaatagaatagaatagaaaaactttattgcagcACAACGCAATAAGAAAaaagtaatagtacttagtgctaaggtgcaaaggcggccttatcactaaaagctatccttttaaaggcaacctgagcgtaaaaatataaacctaagtaaatatagttttttttttttaatttcatcgaaaaatacaaaaaaaaagtataacatttaaaaggtgtaaaacataaactcttaagagttttacCGTTACACCCTGCGCCGTCGACAATCATTGGTCGTGAATACAACAAGCTAATCAATAGaaagaaacggtcataaattagtgatatctgcatatcgtctgcaaaaggtgcagaactcctttgtggggttgagtatacgcttttacaacatgattcctaagtaattcttgacctaccaatgcatacatttaaaaaatgtgtaaaaacgcatctagtacagcgaggttactatacatttgatgaattcctcaatgacaaggtagaatggaagcagccagcctcgctctcatctcccgcaagatagcaaaatgattgtaaatgttgatgttggaaaagagcaactactgagtttcttaccggctcttctcggtagaatctgctttccgaaccggtggtagagtcacacaaacatgcatacttgacgtttcaaaagtgcttataaagtaggcctacttgaaataaatgaatttgaatttgaatttgaataagctAGAATtctattgataaaataaatttcacaatCAATTCATTAGATCCGGAGATTACCCGCTATTTACAATCTTTCAAACTTTACCTCCCCGATGTACTTTAGCTAACGGTTATGTATTGTGCGATTCAGTGTGAACCAGTGCTAAGTGAATCACGGTCAAACTATTCGTGCTGCGACTTTGAACGTCacgtgtttaaataatatttctataggTTCTACTTCTTTATTATTGAGCCttacttattattatgaaaGCAACTATGTATCGGTTGGTACGTCGTTCTTTTACGCAGCAACGTAGCCACAGATCCAGTTTATAACGCGAGCCACGTTGAAATTACTCGACCAATTATCTcgtcttatttaatataaataggaAGACAAAATGGTAGACAGAATTATCTTGTACGCTAAACTTTCTAGAGAGTTATCTCTATCTATAGTTAAAAACtgtttatcatattatatatataataacgcttaattaagatttttttattaacaaaaatagaGTATTTGGCAATCTATCAATATGTACCCATTAATTTGCATGACTTACGTAGGCTTAACTTTAATGGGTTGTCAAACATAATaactaactttattattattattaaactctttatttgtataccacaacattaacatatacaaaatataataaaaacagaatcatatagaaagaagtagaatacaaaaggcggccttatcgcttaagtgatctctgccaggcaacctttgaactagaaaataaaattagagtAACTTTAGTCCTGGAATAACATCTAATTCCCAAGTGGCCAAACATTTCCAAAGTGGTAACAGCAAATTCCTATTGAACACaggaatatttgtatttttacacgAAAACACGTCCTTCTTTCCACGCTTTCGTGTTTACACACGACAGATTAGTCTGTACCACACGTAATTGTAATACCATTTACGGACTTATTTATCGCGGGTAAAACCGCAGGGCGCAGCTTGTTACTTAATAATGTATGTTTGCAGGTATCACAGTTTAGCGCCCATGTACTACAGAGGGGCGCAAGCAGCCATCGTAGTTTACGACATCACTAATCAGGTAaattttgcctttttttttaaactaaataggTATTCACCTACTAACTTTAGGGATATGagtcaatgtcaaagtcaaaatatctttattcaagtaggcccatagatgtcACTTATGGTGCGTTTTaagagaaatgtgtacacggtagtgagatgacggcgataaccatattcgtgaacttaaccaaagctacgagggttccaaacgcgccctaatCTAAGAAGGCCacaaaaacttagccggttcttcttttttgttatcaacatctcaccttgtgtttataattattgaagCAACCAGGTTCGAGCAATaaatcacacccaagcttttttatcgattacgtagtccttcatactataataggacttttccgTAAGCAAATGTGTTTATTCTAACGGTTAGCCCGCTTtcctcttagactgcatcgtcacttccGACGTGGTTAGATTGCAGTTAGAGGttcacttgtagtggaatataaaaaaattaaagtcactATATTGGACGATTGTTCATGAGAGATAACTTAAAAGTATCACCTAGGCTCAtttgccttagtacaagattcgcTCACTCGCAAtagaggagtcgttttcgagtatggaaatacttggacatcggagtaaaatggattttatttgcATAGGATTAAATCTCAAATTCTATAGCTACTAGTTTAGTCTAGTCTAGTTTAGTCTAGTTTTTGAACCGTTTGTAACCAAAATCAGatgtacaggatttgcgactctaaaaaaGTGGTATAacgtccattttactttgacgatacagcgTTAAACATTCTAAAAGAACTTTTCGATTGCGAGCAaggtactaaggctacagatatGAATGACAGAGTTCATGCCGTACAAATCCATTGTAACCTGAGAAAAACAATGACATTATCGCGAGATGAGTCatgctaattttaaattatataaacagaaagtatataatttaaaattggcGAAACTAAATATTTCCCGCTACTAAGTCggctttatttttgtttttatagaaaattcagTGTTAATCTTTCGTATTAGCGGACTTAACGAGATAAAATTAGATTTGAGATTAAAGATTGATTCAGCGGTTGGGCTGATCATAGGTAAGAAACAGACACATCTCATTGTGAAacaactagcttctgcccgcgacttcgtcttcgtGGACtacagaattgggtctaaagcttcgctcgttaacaatatTGAACTCTACCACGGGAActttttgagagatcggtatagaaagtacttGTCTAACAtctatactaaatttcaaagctgtctgcccatggtggagtcacatgattttaactttgcatgtgatgtatctgatttatttccgtaaaaactatggcagtggtttactcaaaaactattaggttttcagtttcacagataagtctcagagatagtacatactgtaactctaaagcctgtgaagaataatttcggttttcattgacATTTACGGTATATACAACTAATATGGATTTGCAAGTTGATGCCTCCACGCCGCCGGTCGAAACCGTGTTTCATGTTAGTGTCCGATAACCTCTCTTTAATATCATTACATTAATATGTGCAATTCCCTTGAGCGATCGAAGCcgtgttaataaatttataaattactagctgttgcccgcgacttcgtctgcgtttgattttgtttttaaagtatttagtatcgctaagctttaaatgagtatagtagtatatatataacatgtgactgccaattaattatagacaaataattttgcaataaaataaaattgtgactataattaaagatctaagctatcctatctcttaagttggaccagaccgctcacggtgagcaaatttaattttaaatcggttaagtagtttaggagtccatcgcggacaaacatcgtgacaggagatttatatatattaagactaGCGGAccgctagtaatttataaatttattaactcgcgacttcgtccgctctGTCGCgcagaacttttaaagaggaacaattCCATCAGGTCGTcgttttattatcactaatacgTATAACGCCATGGTCGTCGGCTTATTAACACCCATACGTGATAACAGTCGTTAGAAACCCCGTCAACTCCCAAAAGAATTGGTCAAGTTCCATGGCGCAGTGATGATTGCGGTGCTTTTATAACTGGAAGGTCTCTGGTTTGATCGCCGAcggaggcaatttgggaattagtAATTTCTATgtgttctctggtctggtctggtgggaaaaTTCTAACGTGGcaccttaaaataaaactttaaaaaaacatagattTACCCTGGTTACTACAGTACGGCcaggaaaatttaataattcataatCAGTGGGCACTCAcacggacaatgtgagatggtgataacaaaaagaacacccgggtAAGTTTGTTCCGGGCTTCTtctcagggcgcgtttggaaccctcgtagctttagttttaagtttacgaatgtagttattgccatcactactcactgcaatgttcacattttgtatgtaatcagcgtatcaaaagtgccatccatgtgcctatttaaataaagaaatatttgaatttgactttgactatattttagaccgcatcatcattTCATTACATATGGTGAGCTTTCAGTCAAggttttaatattcaatatatatttttaactccaCTATATTGCAGTATAGTAGTCACACCgttaatcggttcctacgcgacatcttagaacacttaataaataaataataaatagataaatatactatgacaatacacacatcgccacctcgccccaaagtaagcgtaacttgtgtggtaactaagatgactgatgaatattttttatgaataattttatgtatataaataaatacttataatatacatataaatacccagacactgaaaaacattcatgctcatcacacaaacatttaacagttgtgggaattgaaccctcggcgtggactcagaaagcagggtcgctgcccactgggccagtcggccgtcaaatcggtTAGTGAGtgccgtctttgtcggtagggtggtaactaaccacggccaaagcctcccaccagccaaaagtagcagtagtagtagtaaccGGGCCCCgaaggcttaacgtgctctttgtGGCACGGGGGTTTAcaccgccaattttctaactgcGGGCTGGTAAAACTAGAAAACCCAACAATTTTTGACTCGACACGGGATTTGAACCCAGATCCTTGTGATCTGTAGCTAAGcgtgctaaccactagaccagtCGACCGTTTGACACCGtgaacggtggcatccttatgtggttgatattccatcaaatcgcacgaaacgttttgttatccacgtttctgatacgtaccgctaggatgtggaacgccctcccggcaactgtgtttcctgccacgtataagttgagtaccttcaaattaagattgaataggctttttctaggcaagcgtgctccaatctagacctcatcattgctttctaaccgGCATGATTGTCGCTTAGCTCTGGcatatagttaataaaaaaaaaagattccagGCAACGAGTTGCGAGAACAACAAGTTTCTCGCAAATTAAGTTCTTCGCAGCGTGGAGGAGTGGACTTCGATTTTAGCCGTAAAATCTCAATCGagtcgttttttttattgcggaccattattttatttatagcggTACATTAGACTCCGATATTTCTGTGacctttgattttaaattatacaatttatgcGAGTAGTGTCTTATCTGCGGGTTAGCTGAATTAACCgcttttatctatatatctataaatagaTACAGATACATAAAACTCACTACAAGTGCTgtaagcggtggtagcccagtgggtgggagcccgacttcacttttggggggcccagttcgaatcccagcacgcacgtctaacttttctaagtgctgtgcgttttaagtaattcaaatatcaccaggaaacctgcatgcctgagagttctatataatgttctaaaaggtatgtgaagtccaccaatccgcactgggccagcgttgtggactacggctttaaccccttctcattgtgggaggagacccgtgcccggtagtgAGTTGATGTTATGACATAAAACTCAATCTGTATTTGATTGCGAAATTGCTGTCGCTTATAAATTAGGGCCAGAAAATATGTTAAGCTCATAAAAGACTTTATGACCTAAACATACATGTACTGCGTTGTACCCATTTATCTTGGTTAAAttcgaacgaaaaaaaaacactataaagCGAAAAAGTAGCGGTTATTGCCCTGGATAAGATTTAGTCCACCGGCTTCTAactttggagttatgtgcgttttaagcaattaaatatcacctgctttgaCGTTGAAGAAAGTCATTGTGAGTGAACCTGCGTGCTTGAGTGGTCTTAGGtggtgggccagcgtggtggacagcaGTTCAAACATCTGAGATGAGAGTTCATATaattctgagatgagacccgtgctctgtagtgggccggtaatgagtctATAACGAATGCGAAAATAATATGAATCTCCTAAAAGAATTCCAAAAATTCGGCTTTATTGCCTGTCTGCAACCTATTGCATTGTGAATTTATAGTTTTCTTTATAACCACTATCGCAAAGTGTTATTGTAACATGTgtatctgtttgtctgtctgtagcaTTGTAGCTCTGAAACGAATGGACTGATGTTGAAACTAGAGTTAATGTAACGTCAGTTCTGTGTATCTAGCTTCTATGGGaggttcatttaaatattttacttttactttttatatcatcAACAACCAAATTACAGGCCCACAACCCGGTAGTGGCTCCTGTGGCACGgggctcttctcagaatgagaagggttttggctgTAGTTTACCTAGCGGGCCagatgcggattggtggacttcacacgcccttgagaacgaaatagcttatattaaaaacgcacgtaactccgaaaagttactagtgcgtgccggggctcggaCTCTGtcttcacgaaaggaaagccgaagccttaaccactagactatcaccgcttaatgttcattttgtattttttttttatagtagattATTttgaacgttttttttattttttaaataaattgtgttCTGATTTTCTACCATAAGAAGTTTGCACTTAACTCGAGTACACTCGTAGGGTCGGCAGTTGACTCGATAATCAAAAATTCGATTATCTAACCCTTTGTGTAACGCGTTCGTGCATCATGCTTCAACACGTTTAGCGGTCGAGGGCAAAACGGTATTCAAATGTTACGTGTTATTGCATTGATGTTTGTATAAGAATCTATAATGATTTTCATTGAACATTTATGCCCGTTTCCActaagggggcgtccataaattacgtgaggtgtttttttcaaaatgtgggtttcttacgtaaacgcgttggattgttattgtaaaaagaaaaaaaaaataggttcgTGCTTTTATTTACGACTAGTTAAGACGAGTAAGATCAAatcttaagcatgtacaatctgGATTAAATGGACAAAAATAgcatagttttttttctatcagttttttgtttctatcagaaaaaaattgcgtgatatttgccgagatcCCCCTCTCTCCAActtaagattagatgagatttgactcgtgGTTGACACCGACTCTTACGACGCCAATTTCCAAACGCGGGTTTTACGACGCAAATTTCCTAACTCGTGGTTGACATCGACTCGACGCTTACGACGCCAATTTCCAAATGCGGGTTCTACGACGCAAATATCCTAGCTCGTTGACACCGGCAATTATATAACTCCAAGCTTATACTGAAAATACTTAAACAGAAAAAACACAATCACTAACGACTGTTTGGCCGACCTGGGGTTCGAACCTacaacctcgtgatccgtagtttaaCATGCCAACCACTGGCCAAAGCAATATTGCTATAAGCGATACGTAATTTGAAAGGAATTTCATAGGTTTTAGTTCAGGGTACAACACTAatcaagtaattatttttacctaatattaagtttaaacaGAGCACTCTTTACGTCCTTCAATGATGGCAGCATCGCAAAAAAAACCGGAACAGAGATATAGATAGGGTGCGAGTGAGAaagacaatacaaaaaaaaacaaggcaaAGATGTAGCGAATAAATTaccttataatttaatatttgaacattattatttacaccTGTCTAAACAAGCTGTCAGCAAATGGAAGATAAACCAAACGGCCTGTTGTATGTTGCACATTACAACTGGATGTATGAATGCTTCTAGTTCAAGGCGTCGCTAGAATTTTCGGCTGCGGATTACGAGGTCTTAAGTTCGATTCTGATGTCAGGCCCAAAAATTTTTGGTATTGGGGTTTTCTGCTAAAGAAAATTTCACTAACAGATTGGAGTTAGGTACCTAATTGGGAGTGCACATCCTGACCTcgaaaaactctttttttttgtttctgagCTCGCCCGGGGAGTTACtatcgccatacttatttctgccgctaagcagcgttTAAGTTTTTGCCTCCCTGGTGAGAGCAGGCTTCGGCagtgcctagttaccaccccatcgtcaaagacgtgcccgcttagcgatttagcgctccggtacggtgtcgcgtagaaaccgattagagctAAATGTAACCGctatgctccctaacaggtaagcccgctaccattttagactgcatcataacttaccaccaggtcagattgcagtctagAGTTTATTTGTACTGGAATTATAAAAAAGGGTTTCCGCGAGAGTGTCTGAAGAGCCTGGTACACcttacgtctcaggttgatggacacagggcgctACATCGCAGGACGTGTTCTTGCTTTCTTTGcaagttatcaaaattaagcttaatttgctatactccgcgaaaagcaggagaatttgtgtggtgtaatttataatttcttcaatccttatactccacaccaaacagatcttcggcaatataccctctacgcacgtttcgctccgaaaccggagcatcctcaggagatgttgactttacaatgaataattgttaagtgaaaaattcgccaaatgtttcgccttttatacctttctgacccccaccttatctatctaagcttgattttgataatatatcatggatttccgcaaagtaacgcctgcttctatccaatattctttGCAAGTGTTTTGCTCTGCGGTGGGACATATGCTTGCTACGTCAAGtatacctataaaaataaaaagtgatattcaattgctaAATACggacataactctgaaaagttagtggtgcgtgccgcgATTCGAACTGTGttcccccgaaagcgaagccgaagccgtaaccactaggctatcgcagCTTCTGCGAATTCTTATAACTAAAGCAATAAGTATTCTCGGCTGCGTAATAATCCTACTTATGACAGTAATGCCACGTGACGTCACTACACGCGCTACTTAAACAGCGAGTACGTCAATTGTACTACTGAGATATCGACTTAAGAGTTGTTATGGCAAGGACAAACATGTAACATCcttacaatcttttttttttttaatttaccccttgactgcaatctcacctgctgctaAGTGGaggtctaaaatggtaacgtgCTAACCTGTTGAGGGTATGCttgttacattaaacccatacccctaatcggttggcacgtctttgtcggtagggtgataactttGACGGTGGAggagttggcagcgaccctggtttcagagtccaaggccgtggattaggttcccacaactggattttttttgtgttatgaacatgaatgtatataagtatttatgttggtatattattcgtaaagtTATttgatcagttatcttagtacccataacacaagctacgcttactttgggactagttggcgatgtgtctattgtcgtagtatatttatttatttatatttatttaactagccacagccagagcctcccacctgaccagaGCAGAAAAAATTTGtccttgccgggaatcgaacccgccaCCTAGC
This Pararge aegeria chromosome 3, ilParAegt1.1, whole genome shotgun sequence DNA region includes the following protein-coding sequences:
- the LOC120637116 gene encoding ras-related protein Rab-5B isoform X2; its protein translation is MATNRNAAAQRPNGAPQTKVCQFKLVLLGESAVGKSSLVLRFVKGQFHEYQESTIGAAFLTQTLCLDDTTVKFEIWDTAGQERYHSLAPMYYRGAQAAIVVYDITNQDTFGRAKNWVKELQRQASPSIVIALAGNKSDLAAKRMVEFEEAQAYADENGLLFMETSAKTAMNVNDIFLAIANKLPKSESAGGGAAAGARRLNDADAPRGSSCCK
- the LOC120637116 gene encoding ras-related protein Rab-5B isoform X1, translating into MDMATNRNAAAQRPNGAPQTKVCQFKLVLLGESAVGKSSLVLRFVKGQFHEYQESTIGAAFLTQTLCLDDTTVKFEIWDTAGQERYHSLAPMYYRGAQAAIVVYDITNQDTFGRAKNWVKELQRQASPSIVIALAGNKSDLAAKRMVEFEEAQAYADENGLLFMETSAKTAMNVNDIFLAIANKLPKSESAGGGAAAGARRLNDADAPRGSSCCK